The sequence AGTACACGACGATGTACAGCCCGAGCCACACAACGTCCACAAAGTGCCAGTACCACGCCGCGCCTTCGAACGCGAAGTGATGCTCCGCCGTGAAGTGGCCACGAATCAAGCGCACCAGCACCACCGCCAGCATCGTGCCGCCGAGGAACACGTGGAAACCGTGGAAGCCCGTCAGCAGGAAGAACGTCGAACCGTACACGCCCGACGACAGCGTCAGATTCAGTTCGTTGTACGCGTGAAAATACTCGAAGGCTTGCAGGAACAGGAAGCAGACGCCGAGCACCAGCGTAGCCGCCAGCCAGATGATCGCCTTCTTGCGATGATCTTCACGCAGCGCATGGTGCGAGACCGTCAACGTCGCGCCCGACGACAGCAGCAGCGCGGTATTGATGGTCGGCACCGGCCACGGCTGCATCGACTTGAAGGTCGAGACCAGCGCTGCCGGACCGTTGTTCGGCCACACCGCCGAAAAGTCCGGCCAGATTAGCTTGTAGTCGAGGCTGCCCAGTTGATGCAGCGCAATTTCACGCGCATAGAACAACGCGCCGAAGAACGCACCGAAGAACATCACTTCGGAGAAGATGAACCAGCTCATGCTCCAGCGGTACGACTTGTCGACATTCTTGCCGTACATGCCGCCTTCCGATTCCGCGATCGCATCGCCGAACCAGTGCCACAGCGTATAGAGCAGCCACAACAGACCGGCGACGACACCGATCGGCGCCCAGTCATGGTCGTTGACCCAGGCCGCTAGCGATCCGAGCATGACCAGCAACCCGGCAGCGGCGCTGATCGGATGCCGCGACGGATGCGGTACGAAATAGTACGGGCTCTCGTTTTGACCGCTCATTCTTGATTCTCCACTTCAGTCCAGTTGTTCCGGAATCTCCGGCTGTATCTTCAGCGGCGCGTCGAACCCGCGCCGCTTCACTCTAATTCGTGGGCCCTGCTGCGCCCCTCACTGCCGCTGCGTCCGACTGCCTCAGCCCACCACCGCGCGCACGACCAGGATCAACACGCCGATGAAAATGGCCGCGCAGATCAGCGCCGCCGCGATCACATGCAGCGGGTTCAGTTGCGTGGCGTCGGCTTCCAGATCGCTACGCTTGCGCACTCCGAAAAACGACCAGAACACGGCCCGCATCGACTGACCAAAACTACTCTTGCGCGGGGCGCTGCCGTTATCGCTCATCTTGTCCCGGTTTCCTTCGCCTGGGCGGGGGTAACCCGTCAGGCCGGATTGGCGGTCGTTGCCGCCGTATTGGCCGTGTTAGCCGTGGGGGTTGCGCTTCCGACCGTCGCCGCGGCCGGC is a genomic window of Paraburkholderia bryophila containing:
- a CDS encoding DUF2970 domain-containing protein, which codes for MSDNGSAPRKSSFGQSMRAVFWSFFGVRKRSDLEADATQLNPLHVIAAALICAAIFIGVLILVVRAVVG
- a CDS encoding cytochrome c oxidase subunit 3 codes for the protein MSGQNESPYYFVPHPSRHPISAAAGLLVMLGSLAAWVNDHDWAPIGVVAGLLWLLYTLWHWFGDAIAESEGGMYGKNVDKSYRWSMSWFIFSEVMFFGAFFGALFYAREIALHQLGSLDYKLIWPDFSAVWPNNGPAALVSTFKSMQPWPVPTINTALLLSSGATLTVSHHALREDHRKKAIIWLAATLVLGVCFLFLQAFEYFHAYNELNLTLSSGVYGSTFFLLTGFHGFHVFLGGTMLAVVLVRLIRGHFTAEHHFAFEGAAWYWHFVDVVWLGLYIVVYWL